A single genomic interval of Chloroflexota bacterium harbors:
- a CDS encoding site-specific integrase — protein sequence MNPADQPTLFPSPGRPGAKTAPVATLSPLSSRSSLASAASAFHNHMLRQGFSENTVKAFSGDLRLLMKYIPPNSNISRISTHDLENFLTWMLTERGKPCSPKTYARRLTTLKVFFKWLYDSNIIANDPAAPIAHQPARTPLPTILYDDEVERLLRYTRDLLWDRKPDARPYLLVSLILQTAIKKSECMNIELEHIDVSNPRAPVLYIRYANARMRHKERKLALSPQFPPIMRQYIQQYKPQEHLFECTARNLEYVLADAGDVAGIEHKSVSFETLRWTSAVRDYRTGLSPDQLRQKLGLSKISWRETSQKIRRLSSPAI from the coding sequence ATGAACCCAGCAGACCAGCCAACACTATTCCCATCGCCTGGAAGACCAGGCGCCAAAACCGCCCCGGTAGCAACGCTCTCACCCCTGAGCTCCCGCTCTTCTCTCGCGTCCGCCGCCAGCGCGTTCCATAACCACATGCTACGGCAAGGCTTCTCGGAAAACACCGTCAAAGCGTTCTCCGGTGACCTGCGCCTGCTCATGAAATACATCCCGCCAAACTCCAATATCAGCCGTATCTCCACCCATGACCTGGAGAACTTCCTGACCTGGATGCTGACAGAGCGGGGCAAACCCTGCAGCCCCAAGACCTACGCCCGTCGCCTGACAACGCTTAAGGTCTTCTTTAAATGGCTGTACGATAGCAATATCATCGCCAATGACCCGGCAGCTCCCATTGCCCACCAGCCCGCACGTACCCCCCTGCCTACCATCCTCTACGATGACGAGGTAGAACGGCTGCTGCGCTATACCAGAGACCTGCTCTGGGATCGAAAGCCAGACGCCAGGCCCTATCTGCTCGTAAGCCTGATTCTGCAAACCGCCATAAAAAAGAGCGAATGCATGAATATCGAGCTCGAGCACATAGACGTCAGCAATCCCCGCGCACCGGTGCTCTATATTCGCTATGCGAACGCCCGCATGCGGCACAAGGAACGAAAGCTAGCGCTCTCGCCCCAATTCCCGCCTATCATGCGCCAGTACATCCAGCAATATAAACCCCAGGAACACCTGTTTGAATGCACAGCACGTAACCTGGAATATGTACTGGCTGATGCCGGCGACGTGGCGGGGATCGAACACAAGTCGGTTTCCTTCGAAACCCTGCGCTGGACATCCGCTGTACGCGATTATCGCACCGGCCTGTCACCGGATCAGTTGCGGCAAAAACTGGGGCTCTCGAAGATCAGCTGGCGCGAAACCAGCCAGAAGATTCGCCGGCTTTCATCGCCAGCCATCTAG